Proteins encoded in a region of the bacterium genome:
- a CDS encoding Hsp70 family protein — protein MERGVGVDFGTTNSALAIVEPEGNPELAEFARADGTVSPTFRSVLYFKRPDGGREIAEVAGQRAIDHYLSADEPGRLMQSLKSFLARRDFTETSVLGRTYRLEALIAVILRSVREESEAQFGPLEAPVVVGRPVRFVGANDLEAEEFALARLRASFHNAGFPEVIFEYEPVAAAYHYESSLDRDELILIGDFGGGTSDFSLLRVGPGRSRDARDSILGTEGVGLAGDAFDGRIVRSVVSPVLGMGGRYRSVFGKELPVPTWIYTHLQRWHHLSFLKSPRSLQLLYDMTREAFEPERFEALLHLVQNDLGFELHRAVETAKLDLSEEEEAAFRFLDGPVQIEERVSREGFEAWIAPEVEAIETCIDRLLEKTSTPADEVDRVFLTGGTSLVPLVRALFVHRFGVERIRSGAELTSVASGLALRSLELKRSG, from the coding sequence ATGGAGCGGGGAGTCGGGGTAGACTTCGGCACGACCAATAGTGCTCTCGCCATTGTCGAGCCGGAGGGGAACCCGGAACTTGCCGAGTTCGCGCGAGCGGATGGCACGGTCAGTCCCACCTTCCGCTCCGTGCTGTATTTCAAACGGCCCGATGGCGGACGGGAGATCGCGGAGGTCGCCGGGCAACGAGCGATCGATCACTATCTGAGCGCCGACGAACCCGGGCGTTTGATGCAATCGCTCAAGTCCTTTCTTGCTCGCCGTGACTTTACCGAGACGAGTGTGTTGGGACGCACCTATCGTCTCGAAGCACTGATTGCAGTGATCCTGCGGAGCGTGCGCGAAGAATCCGAAGCGCAGTTTGGACCTCTGGAAGCTCCGGTCGTCGTGGGACGGCCTGTGAGATTCGTGGGCGCGAATGATCTTGAAGCCGAAGAATTTGCTCTCGCGCGTCTGCGCGCCAGTTTCCACAACGCCGGTTTTCCCGAAGTCATCTTCGAGTACGAGCCCGTAGCTGCCGCCTACCATTACGAGAGTTCCCTCGATCGCGACGAGCTGATTCTGATTGGGGACTTCGGAGGCGGAACCAGCGACTTTTCGCTGCTGCGAGTCGGGCCGGGCCGATCCCGGGATGCTCGTGACAGCATCCTGGGAACTGAGGGTGTGGGCCTGGCAGGGGACGCTTTTGACGGTCGCATCGTTCGCAGTGTGGTGTCGCCCGTTCTGGGCATGGGCGGACGCTATCGCTCGGTATTCGGAAAGGAACTTCCGGTTCCAACCTGGATCTACACCCATCTGCAGCGCTGGCACCATCTGAGCTTCCTGAAGTCACCCCGCTCACTCCAGCTCCTCTACGATATGACGCGGGAGGCGTTCGAACCCGAGCGCTTCGAAGCTCTATTGCATCTTGTGCAGAACGACCTGGGCTTTGAACTGCATCGCGCGGTCGAGACTGCGAAACTCGATTTATCAGAGGAAGAGGAGGCGGCGTTTCGTTTCCTCGACGGCCCCGTCCAGATCGAAGAGCGAGTATCACGAGAGGGCTTCGAGGCCTGGATCGCACCAGAGGTCGAGGCTATTGAAACCTGCATCGATCGCTTGCTCGAGAAGACGTCGACGCCCGCTGATGAGGTTGATCGAGTGTTTCTCACCGGTGGAACGTCGCTCGTCCCCCTGGTGCGCGCGCTCTTTGTGCATCGCTTTGGAGTCGAACGAATCCGCTCTGGGGCGGAGTTGACTTCAGTCGCCAGTGGTCTCGCGCTGCGCTCGCTCGAGTTGAAGCGTTCGGGCTAA
- a CDS encoding PEP-CTERM sorting domain-containing protein, translating to MAMFASWIQRSGNALVWTAACGLALCLPMTATAGTIGVSAPSQIIAVSETADVEISIDLGSDQASIFQGDFTLLGLDTVVSAGVAIGAGWTGASGITSSIATVSLTSNPAGGVRALASFSITGLAPGLFEISFTPVILQGERFNPGLEIYDISIDAFSTPLATVTVTPEPSTGLLLGLGFFGLYVARRR from the coding sequence ATGGCGATGTTTGCAAGCTGGATACAGCGTTCGGGAAACGCATTGGTCTGGACCGCCGCTTGTGGGTTGGCGCTCTGTCTGCCTATGACGGCGACTGCAGGGACAATCGGAGTATCTGCGCCCTCGCAGATCATCGCGGTGAGCGAGACGGCCGATGTCGAGATTTCGATCGATCTCGGATCCGATCAGGCCTCCATTTTCCAGGGCGATTTCACGCTTCTGGGACTCGATACGGTGGTCAGCGCCGGCGTTGCAATCGGGGCAGGCTGGACGGGTGCGTCCGGGATCACCTCCAGTATCGCCACCGTCTCCCTGACCTCGAACCCTGCCGGGGGTGTGCGCGCCCTGGCTTCGTTTTCGATCACGGGGCTCGCGCCGGGTTTGTTCGAAATCTCTTTCACACCCGTGATTCTCCAGGGCGAGCGCTTCAATCCGGGACTCGAGATCTACGATATTTCGATCGATGCGTTCTCGACTCCGCTCGCCACGGTTACGGTGACGCCGGAGCCAAGCACCGGGCTATTGCTCGGACTCGGCTTCTTCGGTCTGTACGTCGCGCGCCGCCGCTGA
- a CDS encoding DUF1501 domain-containing protein: protein MPVTRRRFLTNSALGAAAFLVPTLHPGTSRAMATDPVLVVVFLRGAADGVNMAVPYGDGEYYANRPDIAIPSGNELDLDGFFGLNPDLGPLLPLFQAGKLDIIHAVGNPIGTRSHFDAMDYMETAVPGDKSVTQGWLNRYLEQIGGGVASAGITLGHSSSVSLSGPARSLAFPSLGTFNLLDPYSSERRQALQSLYQPLTGSLLGDAVVDSLAATELFASVTTDTSVVYPASGLGKNLKDAAALIRADVGVRVVSVDVGGWDVHSGEVARLHDLATDLGESLAAFYEDLGSHMDRTLVLAQTEFGRMLAQNGSLGCDHGHGSIMFALGTTHSRGRVLLKDGQWPGLSSADLYEGRDLAVTTDFRDVYAEILENHLGVLDPSSILPGFAVNSANYPGLFS, encoded by the coding sequence ATGCCCGTCACACGAAGAAGATTCCTGACCAACTCGGCGCTCGGAGCCGCGGCCTTCCTGGTCCCGACACTGCATCCGGGAACCTCGAGGGCGATGGCAACAGATCCGGTACTCGTCGTGGTCTTTCTACGTGGCGCGGCCGACGGGGTGAACATGGCCGTGCCCTACGGCGATGGCGAGTACTACGCGAACCGCCCGGACATCGCGATCCCGTCGGGGAACGAACTCGATCTCGATGGCTTTTTCGGACTCAATCCAGACCTTGGACCGCTACTTCCCTTGTTCCAGGCGGGAAAGCTCGACATCATCCACGCGGTCGGAAACCCCATCGGCACCCGCTCCCATTTCGACGCCATGGACTACATGGAGACGGCCGTACCGGGAGACAAGTCCGTGACTCAGGGCTGGCTCAATCGGTATTTGGAACAGATCGGTGGCGGAGTTGCTTCTGCCGGGATCACGCTGGGGCACTCGAGCAGCGTTTCACTCTCGGGTCCCGCGAGAAGCCTCGCGTTTCCATCTCTGGGAACGTTCAACCTGCTCGATCCGTACTCGAGTGAACGCCGTCAGGCACTTCAGTCCCTCTATCAACCGCTCACGGGTAGTCTGCTCGGAGACGCCGTCGTCGATTCACTCGCTGCGACTGAACTCTTCGCATCCGTCACGACAGATACTTCGGTTGTCTATCCCGCATCTGGACTTGGAAAGAACCTCAAGGACGCCGCTGCATTGATTCGTGCAGATGTCGGCGTGCGCGTCGTATCGGTGGACGTTGGCGGCTGGGATGTGCATTCCGGAGAAGTCGCCCGACTGCACGATCTGGCCACGGACCTTGGAGAGAGTCTGGCCGCGTTCTACGAGGACCTCGGATCGCATATGGATCGGACTCTGGTGCTGGCGCAGACGGAGTTCGGTCGCATGCTCGCCCAAAACGGCAGCCTTGGCTGCGATCACGGCCACGGCAGCATCATGTTCGCTCTGGGTACCACGCACTCGCGCGGCCGCGTTCTGCTCAAGGACGGACAGTGGCCTGGGCTGTCTTCGGCGGATCTGTACGAAGGGCGCGATCTCGCAGTGACGACCGATTTCCGAGACGTCTACGCGGAGATTCTGGAGAACCACCTGGGCGTACTCGACCCGTCGTCGATTCTGCCGGGATTCGCCGTAAATTCGGCGAACTATCCGGGTCTGTTCAGCTAG
- a CDS encoding PEP-CTERM sorting domain-containing protein (PEP-CTERM proteins occur, often in large numbers, in the proteomes of bacteria that also encode an exosortase, a predicted intramembrane cysteine proteinase. The presence of a PEP-CTERM domain at a protein's C-terminus predicts cleavage within the sorting domain, followed by covalent anchoring to some some component of the (usually Gram-negative) cell surface. Many PEP-CTERM proteins exhibit an unusual sequence composition that includes large numbers of potential glycosylation sites. Expression of one such protein has been shown restore the ability of a bacterium to form floc, a type of biofilm.), translating to MMVRQGWLLLIAACLIGWATPSAALDLNLSPANQGGYGDQGLYLGNSNWGGQTSQYHNFNWINAGLSIGADGNATIRAEMLRSYDVNTYSNPKTWIADITLNDIVFKGAANDINDLAGSMPDGSGVEWESMTLVLTPPSDLQYTTNVPQTGWIGLAMPNMGHENVAEALFEDGILKVDFWVQNPTSTNRHYKVGDSKSHADPVPEPSSIAAFALGSMIVLFFIARPREE from the coding sequence GTGATGGTACGACAGGGCTGGTTGTTACTGATTGCGGCTTGTTTGATCGGTTGGGCGACTCCGTCCGCCGCCTTGGATCTGAACCTTTCGCCGGCGAATCAAGGCGGTTATGGGGACCAGGGTCTTTACCTGGGCAACTCCAACTGGGGTGGGCAGACCAGCCAGTACCACAATTTCAATTGGATCAATGCCGGATTGAGTATCGGTGCCGATGGAAATGCGACGATCCGCGCCGAAATGCTCCGGAGCTACGACGTCAACACGTACAGCAATCCGAAGACGTGGATTGCAGACATCACGCTTAACGACATCGTGTTCAAGGGCGCGGCCAATGACATCAACGACCTGGCGGGAAGTATGCCGGATGGCTCGGGAGTCGAGTGGGAGTCCATGACTCTGGTCCTCACCCCTCCTTCTGATCTTCAGTACACCACGAACGTCCCGCAGACGGGCTGGATCGGTCTGGCAATGCCGAACATGGGTCACGAAAACGTGGCCGAAGCCCTCTTCGAGGACGGCATCCTCAAGGTCGATTTCTGGGTCCAGAACCCGACCTCGACGAACCGCCACTACAAGGTCGGCGACTCGAAGTCGCATGCGGATCCGGTCCCGGAGCCCTCGTCGATCGCCGCTTTTGCGCTCGGATCGATGATCGTGCTGTTCTTCATCGCAAGACCACGCGAAGAGTAA